The following DNA comes from Nitrospirota bacterium.
AGCCGTCCGAACGGTAAGCTGCCGCATCAGATGGGAAGATCGCGACCGCCGTTCCTGGAAACCCGGCCTCACGCATGACATGGCGGACCGTTGTCCGCTGCCCGTCTTCCGTTGTCCATTCTCCGTTGTCCGTTTCCCGCAGCCCGCGTCCCGCTCACGGATGACGGATTGCGGAATGCGGAGAGCGGATCGCGGGCTGCGGGGTGCGGATCGCGGAAAACGGGCCACGGACGACGGATCATGTCTTGACCCCAGATGTCACACCGGTGTGGTACACAGAATGCCCTCTCCCTGTCGTCTTCCCCTCTCCCCTCGCGGGAGAGGGCGAGGGTGAGGGGAGATACCGAAACCCATAACCCCAGGGTTGAACGATGGAACGATCAGTAATCATGGCAAGCCCGCATTATTCATGGAGGTTCGTCGCGAAATCGCGCAGTCGCCAGGCGAGACGGGTGCGTGGAGCCGCGAGGAAGGGAGGCGTGCTCCCGGCAGCACGTTGACCGACCGAGCGGCGAGCCCGCCCGCTGGCATGCCTCAAAACCGGCATGCCAGCTTGTCGCAGCGGCGAATCCGCGATTGCAGCAGAAGCGTTCATGAATAATGCGGGCAGGAGCGGCCACGTGGATGCAGGCGCGCGGCTGGAAACAGAAGCTGGCCAAGCTGGGACGATGATCGCATAATGGAACTCCCTTGATGAACACCTGTACCTGAATGATCCTTTGCAGATCGGGACCAGGGAGACACCACACTGGATTCGGACTGAGAAGGCCATACATGACCGACGAGCAGAAGAAAGATGTCAAACCATGGATTGAGGTCTCTCGCTAAGACTTGGACACGGCCAAGGCGATGCTGCGTTCGCGCCGGTATCTGTACGTGCTGTTCATGTGCCAACAGTCGCTCGAAAAACTGCTCAAAGCCCACGTGACCGCAAGGACCGGCGAATTTCCTCCGAGAATCCATAATCTCGTGCGACTGGAGGAAGCAGCCGGTCTTCACTGTACACCTGACGAGAAAGCCCTGCTGGAGCGCTTGTCCCTGTATGACATTCAGACGCGTTATCCGCCTGAGATCCGGGCACTGGCGAAGAGCGTCACGAAATCGTTGGCAAGAGACCTACTCCAACAAGCGGAGGCCCTGTGGAAAAAGTTGAGGCGACAGCTCGCACGAAAGAGCTGATCAAGCAGACCATCGAACATCTGCAGAAGAAGATCACCATTCAGGAAGCGATTCTGTTCGGTTCGCACGCACGGGGTGAGGCCGACGAGTGGAGCGACGTGGATCTCGCCGTGATCTCACCCGACTTTGCCCGGATGAGCCATGCGAAGCGCATGGACTTGCTGGTAGAGCTGTCGCTGGCTGTCGATCCCTCGGTCGAGGTCCGGCCGTATACGCCCAGCGATCTCAAAGAAGCCAGGCCGAGCAATTTCCTCGGCCACATCCTGGCTGAAGGAAAGGTCGTCTATAACCAGGGCAAGTTTCTCTTGTAGCCGGAGATCAGAAGGTGACTGCGACCGGCGCTCCTGGAAACCCGGCCTCGCGCACGACATGGCGGACCGTTGTCCGTTGTCCGTCGCCCGTTAGCTGAAAACGGTTAACGGACGACGGTTGACGGTTCACGGAATGCGGGTCGCGGGTCGCGGTAAACGGGAGACGGTTCACGGTAAACGGGCCACGGACGACGGATCACCGTCTTGACCCCAGATGTCACAC
Coding sequences within:
- a CDS encoding HEPN domain-containing protein, yielding MLRSRRYLYVLFMCQQSLEKLLKAHVTARTGEFPPRIHNLVRLEEAAGLHCTPDEKALLERLSLYDIQTRYPPEIRALAKSVTKSLARDLLQQAEALWKKLRRQLARKS
- a CDS encoding nucleotidyltransferase domain-containing protein; translation: MEKVEATARTKELIKQTIEHLQKKITIQEAILFGSHARGEADEWSDVDLAVISPDFARMSHAKRMDLLVELSLAVDPSVEVRPYTPSDLKEARPSNFLGHILAEGKVVYNQGKFLL